The Henckelia pumila isolate YLH828 chromosome 2, ASM3356847v2, whole genome shotgun sequence genome includes a window with the following:
- the LOC140880383 gene encoding cell division control protein 48 homolog C-like, with protein MGRARGGGGGARSPSPSMFGRILLRHIESAKNTYGDATVDQLVDHLRSTYPHYARLKLQPLTKRVHQILHSSGKANGDVSDDPNGHELKEETPRKKRKDFDESEEKLRLLELRHVKTRRNNGLLNHGNDFSSSSSASSSSSVGSSEEDEVTTSGGDGIDLMKSMLRENYGAKSKILGGVEGKKEVVEFEVVENGPDKAVDLVSQKGAEDGIEFGERKGGNGVGAIDNVENNGPKFKDLGGMNEVISRLRMEVIVPLRRPELPRHLGVKPISGILLYGPPGCGKTKLAHAIANEARVPFYKISATELVSGVSGASEENIRELFSKAHRTAPSIVFIDEIDAVASKRENLQREMERRIVTQLMICMDESYKLAKPVDGNEYPESSDSSSGYVLVIGATNRPDAMDTALRRPGRFDLELGLGVPDEAARVQILTVLTRKLKVDGALDLKRVARFSPGYVGADLAALADKAGNLAMKRIICQRKDDLSSEYIDEDWLSHPWSHEELEKVSITMADFEEAAKMVQPSSRREGFSAIPNVKWDDVGGLGLLRQELDRCVVKRIKYPEHYENFGVDLETGILLYGPPGCGKTMIAKAVAKESGANFIHIKGPELLNKYVGESESTVRTIFSRARVCAPCILFFDEVDALTTKRGKEGGWVVERLLNQLLIELDGAEQRRGVYVIGATNRPEVMDKAVLRPGRFGKLLYVPLPSPEERGMILKALVGKKKIDATVDLMALGRDASCENFSGADLSALMNEAAMAAMEDKLACSSHETSFDDSNWTIKNEHFNRAFHKISPSVSEKQRQYYKSLSQSFNYGRA; from the exons ATGGGCAGAGCAAGAGGCGGCGGTGGAGGAGCCCGATCACCGTCACCCTCCATGTTCGGCCGGATCTTACTCCGTCACATAGAGTCCGCCAAGAACACCTACGGAGACGCCACCGTGGACCAACTGGTGGACCATCTCCGCTCCACCTATCCGCACTACGCTCGCCTCAAGCTGCAGCCTTTAACCAAACGCGTCCATCAAATTCTTCACAGTTCAGGCAAAGCAAATGGCGACGTCTCTGATGATCCTAACGGCCATGAACTAAAGGAAGAGACTCCCAGAAAGAAGCGAAAGGATTTCGATGAGAGTGAGGAGAAATTGCGGCTTCTCGAACTTCGGCATGTGAAAACGAGGAGGAACAATGGCTTGTTGAACCACGGTAATGACTTTTCTTCTTCCTCTTCTGCGTCTTCCTCGAGCAGCGTAGGTTCTTCGGAGGAGGACGAGGTTACAACATCTGGGGGTGATGGAATCGATTTGATGAAGTCGATGCTGAGGGAGAATTACGGTGCTAAATCCAAGATACTTGGGGGAGTGGAGGGGAAGAAGGAAGTGGTGGAATTTGAGGTCGTGGAGAACGGTCCTGACAAGGCTGTGGATTTGGTTAGTCAAAAGGGTGCTGAAGATGGTATAGAATTTGGGGAAAGAAAGGGAGGTAATGGAGTTGGTGCGATTGATAATGTTGAAAATAATGGGCCAAAGTTCAAGGATTTAGGGGGTATGAATGAAGTTATTTCTCGATTACGAATGGAAGTGATCGTGCCTTTGCGGCGTCCAGAGCTTCCTCGGCACCTGGGAGTGAAACCCATATCCGGGATATTGCTTTACGGGCCACCAGGGTGTGGGAAAACCAAGCTAGCTCATGCCATCGCCAATGAGGCTAGAgtcccattttacaagatttcTGCGACCGAATTAGTGTCTGGAGTTTCAG GTGCATCCGAAGAAAATATTCGAGAGCTGTTTTCAAAAGCTCACAGGACAGCACCTTCGATTGTATTCATCGATGAAATCGATGCAGTTGCTTCAAAAAGGGAAAATTTGCAAAGAGAAATGGAACGACGAATTGTTACACAATTGATGATTTGCATGGATGAATCTTATAAACTCGCAAAACCCGTGGATGGAAACGAATATCCAGAAAGTTCAGATAGCAGTTCTGGTTATGTCCTTGTAATTGGAGCGACAAACAGACCGGATGCTATGGACACTGCCTTGAGAAGGCCTGGACGTTTTGATCTTGAACTTGGTTTAGGTGTTCCAGATGAAGCAGCACGGGTTCAGATATTAACTGTGCTTACTCGTAAACTTAAAGTTGATGGTGCTCTTGATCTTAAGAGGGTAGCTAGGTTCAGTCCAGGATATGTTGGAGCAGATTTGGCTGCGCTGGCGGACAAGGCTGGAAACCTTGCAATGAAGAGAATCATATGCCAGAGAAAAGACGATCTTTCGAGTGAATATATTGATGAAGATTGGTTGAGTCACCCATGGTCACATGAAGAATTGGAAAAAGTTAGCATCACCATGGCTGATTTTGAG GAAGCTGCAAAAATGGTTCAACCTTCTTCTAGAAGAGAAGGTTTTTCTGCTATACCGAATGTGAAGTGGGACGACGTCGGAGGGCTTGGTTTGCTCAGACAAGAGCTTGACCGTTGTGTAGTTAAGCGAATAAAGTATCCTGAACATTATGAG AATTTTGGGGTGGATCTAGAGACAGGAATTTTGCTTTATGGCCCTCCTGGCTGTGGAAAGACGATGATTGCAAAGGCTGTTGCAAAGGAATCGGGAGCAAATTTCATTCATATTAag GGCCCTGAACTGCTAAATAAATATGTTGGTGAAAGTGAATCAACTGTAAGGACAATATTCAGTCGTGCAAGGGTATGTGCTCCATGCATACTTTTTTTTGACGAG GTGGATGCATTAACAACAAAACGTGGTAAAGAAGGGGGATGGGTTGTTGAGCGACTCTTGAATCAG CTATTGATAGAGCTTGATGGAGCAGAACAGAGAAGGGGTGTTTATGTGATTGGCGccacaaatag GCCTGAAGTCATGGACAAGGCAGTTCTTAGACCTGGAAGATTTGGTAAACTTTTGTACGTTCCTCTTCCTAGTCCAGAGGAACGAGGAATGATCTTGAAAGCTCTTGTTGGGAAGAAGAAAATAGATGCTACCGTCGATCTTATGGCCCTTGGGAGAGACGCATCATGCGAGAATTTTAGTGGAGCCGATCTATCTGCATTG ATGAATGAAGCTGCTATGGCTGCAATGGAAGATAAACTGGCGTGCTCATCACATGAAACCTCGTTTGATGACTCAAATTGGACAATAAAAAATGAACATTTCAATAGAGCATTCCATAAAATCTCACCATCGGTTTCAGAAAAG CAAAGACAGTACTACAAAAGTTTGTCACAAAGCTTCAATTATGGACGAGCTTAG